The following proteins are encoded in a genomic region of Roseinatronobacter sp. S2:
- a CDS encoding rhamnan synthesis F family protein, translated as MIPKWKIIREAQRVREQFKAFLMKPIYWQQQRSFDRQRHARIAVQNGELPLGNNVVVLLVYQPKGLSASTFHTLMHLKSEGFSAFVVLNSPVSDADYERLKANSALIMKRPNFGYDFGGYRDAIQHLTAQPYALNSITCINDSIWFPVFPECDHLPRMLNIKGELVGYSFAKSHPKRQNAHVQSYFFMFKGGDFLKSAEFQCYWSNMKVSNSRYMTIRSSEMKMTRYFESRNFTIGWLFSADDMKAYYQSCADQDVVAAVTYLNAIGHHSAALFKDMPAEDVATLRKTLIAGLDSGKLSRNVIGSEPGMLFRGIQFAAMKKSKSYNYQMQRKISADDGLCDRFEPSVASEVKAMADDFSPDVKVTGN; from the coding sequence ATGATACCGAAGTGGAAGATCATACGCGAAGCACAGCGCGTTCGGGAGCAGTTCAAAGCATTCCTGATGAAGCCGATCTACTGGCAGCAGCAGCGCAGTTTTGACCGGCAGCGGCACGCGCGCATTGCGGTGCAGAACGGCGAGCTTCCACTGGGTAACAACGTCGTCGTGTTGCTCGTCTACCAACCCAAGGGGCTTTCGGCTTCCACCTTTCATACGCTGATGCACCTTAAATCCGAGGGGTTCTCGGCCTTTGTGGTGCTGAACTCTCCCGTCAGCGATGCTGATTATGAGCGGCTGAAGGCGAATAGCGCCCTGATCATGAAGCGACCGAACTTCGGGTATGATTTTGGGGGCTATCGGGATGCGATCCAGCACCTGACGGCGCAGCCCTATGCACTGAACAGCATCACCTGCATCAATGACAGCATCTGGTTTCCGGTGTTTCCGGAGTGTGACCACCTCCCCCGAATGCTGAACATTAAGGGCGAGTTGGTGGGATATTCCTTCGCGAAGTCCCACCCCAAGCGCCAGAATGCGCATGTGCAAAGCTACTTCTTCATGTTCAAGGGCGGCGACTTCCTGAAATCCGCTGAATTTCAATGCTACTGGTCCAATATGAAAGTGTCGAACAGCCGCTACATGACCATCCGCAGCAGCGAAATGAAGATGACCCGTTATTTTGAAAGCAGGAATTTCACGATTGGCTGGCTCTTCTCGGCCGATGATATGAAGGCATATTATCAAAGCTGCGCGGATCAGGATGTTGTCGCAGCGGTAACCTACCTTAATGCCATCGGGCACCACAGTGCGGCGCTGTTCAAGGATATGCCTGCTGAGGACGTCGCCACACTCAGGAAGACACTGATCGCAGGGTTGGACTCCGGCAAGCTAAGCCGGAACGTGATTGGCAGTGAACCCGGCATGCTGTTTCGCGGCATCCAGTTCGCCGCCATGAAAAAGAGCAAGAGTTACAATTATCAGATGCAGCGCAAGATTTCTGCAGATGACGGCCTCTGCGACCGTTTTGAGCCATCCGTTGCGAGTGAAGTTAAGGCTATGGCCGACGATTTCTCACCTGATGTGAAAGTCACGGGCAACTGA
- a CDS encoding glycosyltransferase domain-containing protein — protein MERIVSVVICTLRVCFPFLKAKRHCRTDLENREGVQFEGNVCKQCFGIGSGVGPTVMWRNRMYPMNDKLVVYTVLVGDGFALPDTVPAAGVDYICFTDNPNLESNGWTLKAISPLFPSDLIRSSREHKIRPHRYLRDYDRSLYIDTRVQLTDDPNLIWDQLMRDERVVFGGFHHSFRDSVAAEFRSVLDLNLDDPGRVKELQKMYESHFPNVLQQRPVWGGILARRHNAVECIDAMEIWFAHVLRYSRRDQLSLVLALASMPRENLNILTGDNHKGDHFYWPTSTQKPERYFEYGSSASIGQKLKHALKSVEKRYVRPMLKGGRSKTGK, from the coding sequence GTGGAGCGTATCGTATCTGTGGTGATCTGCACGCTTCGAGTTTGCTTCCCCTTTCTGAAAGCAAAGCGTCATTGCAGAACGGACCTTGAGAACCGTGAGGGCGTGCAATTTGAGGGAAACGTCTGTAAGCAATGTTTTGGAATAGGCTCGGGTGTTGGTCCGACCGTGATGTGGCGCAACAGGATGTATCCGATGAACGACAAGCTAGTTGTGTATACTGTCCTTGTTGGTGACGGCTTCGCGCTGCCTGATACAGTTCCAGCCGCTGGCGTCGATTACATCTGCTTCACTGACAATCCGAATCTGGAAAGCAATGGCTGGACATTGAAGGCGATATCACCGCTGTTCCCCTCAGACCTTATTCGAAGTTCCCGAGAGCACAAGATCCGGCCGCACCGCTACCTGCGAGATTATGACCGGTCGCTGTATATCGACACGAGAGTGCAGTTGACTGATGACCCGAATCTGATTTGGGACCAGTTGATGCGCGATGAGAGGGTGGTATTCGGCGGATTTCATCATTCATTTCGCGACAGTGTTGCCGCGGAGTTCCGATCTGTCCTTGATCTCAATCTGGATGATCCGGGGCGCGTGAAAGAACTGCAGAAAATGTATGAATCCCATTTCCCGAATGTCCTGCAACAGCGACCTGTCTGGGGCGGGATACTGGCGCGTCGGCACAATGCGGTCGAGTGTATTGACGCGATGGAAATATGGTTCGCGCATGTCCTGCGGTATTCCAGACGCGACCAGCTGTCATTGGTTCTGGCGCTTGCGTCCATGCCGCGTGAGAATCTGAACATCCTGACTGGTGACAACCATAAGGGGGATCATTTCTACTGGCCAACAAGCACCCAGAAGCCGGAGCGGTATTTTGAATACGGATCGTCAGCCAGCATAGGGCAGAAGCTCAAGCACGCGCTTAAGAGTGTTGAGAAACGATACGTCCGACCGATGCTGAAAGGCGGCAGGTCCAAGACCGGCAAATGA
- a CDS encoding tripartite tricarboxylate transporter substrate binding protein, with amino-acid sequence MKKTFAAILGATMMTAPMAMADDWPTRPLTMVIGFAPGGSTDIQGRVLANVMEEYLGQPVNVVNQPGGGSAVAFTRLKNTEADGNTFLFGGTTALTFTPIITPVEYEIDDFEYLAAVALGQNAIVTSAEQPFSTFDEIIAHGKENQMTYAQQTPLDEAIIRAIAEEEGLDLAIVPTGGGGGMAPLVLGREVDFAYSGGTHAQYTPTGEMVVAAFMSAERSPFYPDTPTLMELGYDYSIEDYRTIIVPQGVPENVKARLLEAAEYASESQSFKDITEGNTFFPVVFIGQEEMEANVRRIRAATEEVMAD; translated from the coding sequence ATGAAAAAGACATTTGCAGCCATTCTGGGCGCAACCATGATGACCGCGCCGATGGCAATGGCCGATGACTGGCCGACCCGCCCGCTGACCATGGTGATCGGCTTCGCGCCCGGTGGCTCGACCGACATTCAGGGCCGTGTTCTGGCGAACGTCATGGAAGAATACCTTGGCCAGCCTGTCAATGTGGTCAACCAGCCCGGTGGCGGTTCCGCCGTGGCCTTTACCCGCCTGAAAAACACCGAGGCCGATGGCAATACCTTCCTGTTTGGCGGCACCACTGCGCTGACCTTCACCCCGATCATCACGCCGGTGGAGTACGAGATTGACGATTTCGAGTATCTGGCCGCTGTGGCACTTGGCCAAAATGCCATTGTGACGTCGGCTGAACAACCGTTCAGCACGTTTGACGAGATTATTGCCCATGGCAAGGAAAACCAGATGACCTATGCCCAGCAAACGCCGCTGGACGAGGCCATCATTCGCGCGATTGCCGAAGAAGAAGGGCTTGATCTGGCCATCGTGCCCACAGGCGGCGGTGGCGGCATGGCCCCGCTGGTGCTGGGCCGTGAGGTTGATTTCGCCTATTCAGGCGGCACGCATGCGCAATATACCCCCACCGGTGAAATGGTTGTGGCGGCCTTCATGTCGGCCGAGCGCAGCCCGTTCTACCCCGACACGCCAACGCTGATGGAACTGGGCTATGATTACTCGATCGAGGATTACCGCACCATCATCGTGCCTCAGGGTGTTCCGGAAAATGTGAAGGCGCGCCTGTTGGAAGCCGCAGAGTATGCCAGCGAAAGCCAGTCTTTCAAGGATATCACCGAAGGCAACACCTTCTTTCCGGTTGTGTTCATCGGACAAGAGGAAATGGAAGCCAATGTCCGCCGCATTCGTGCAGCAACAGAAGAAGTGATGGCTGACTGA
- a CDS encoding tripartite tricarboxylate transporter permease, with protein MDFSAVGAAAAEALTLASFIGIGGGVLLGYVVGVIPGLSRSVAISIAIPMTFYMSPYIAISFLIGLSKGTAAGSAVSAILLNAPGEASSAATALDGYPMAKQGKPKTALQIGLIASVMGDILATIILIFVAIPFARVALMFGPYEMAAILAFALVFIAGLSGGNIFKGLAAGGLGILLGTVGLDNQTGLPRLTFGYTELMDGMPLIAVAIGTLALSEMFVQSEKLRYERGTMSVALKKDDSDRMTWPIFRRILPTILRGTGVGTFVGALPGLGPSVGSFMSYGMAQKAAKEPERFGKGEPKGIAAAESADNAVIPAALIPLFGLGIPGNVSAALLIGAFAIHGITVGPLLLRDNPELLYSIFAGMILASVIMLALGWFGLMFFAQITRVPPHVVIPVVIFFCLAGMMLQGYGTFGLIILMGFALLGYLMKKYDYSFVTFLVAFIITPMLELNLRQSIILSRGNWEILLGRPIAMFFIACTVLALVTLIIRTFRTDKAAAGAPTSE; from the coding sequence ATGGATTTTTCAGCAGTAGGTGCCGCCGCCGCCGAAGCGTTAACGCTTGCATCCTTCATCGGCATCGGGGGCGGTGTGCTTCTGGGCTATGTGGTGGGTGTGATTCCCGGCCTGTCGCGGTCTGTGGCAATATCCATCGCCATTCCCATGACATTCTACATGTCGCCCTATATCGCGATTTCCTTTCTGATCGGGCTGTCCAAGGGCACGGCTGCGGGCAGCGCGGTTTCGGCCATCTTGCTGAACGCCCCGGGCGAGGCATCTTCTGCCGCCACTGCGCTGGACGGCTACCCGATGGCGAAACAAGGCAAGCCCAAAACGGCGCTGCAAATTGGTCTGATTGCGTCGGTCATGGGCGATATTCTGGCCACAATTATCCTGATCTTTGTGGCAATTCCCTTCGCGCGCGTGGCCCTTATGTTCGGCCCCTATGAAATGGCTGCAATTCTGGCCTTCGCGCTGGTCTTTATCGCGGGGCTGTCGGGGGGCAATATTTTCAAGGGGCTTGCCGCGGGGGGCTTGGGTATTTTGCTTGGCACTGTCGGGCTGGATAACCAGACCGGCCTGCCGCGCCTGACCTTTGGCTACACAGAACTGATGGATGGCATGCCGTTGATTGCCGTGGCCATTGGCACGCTGGCCTTGTCGGAAATGTTCGTGCAATCCGAAAAGCTGCGCTATGAGCGGGGCACAATGTCGGTCGCGCTGAAAAAGGATGACAGCGACCGTATGACATGGCCGATATTCCGGCGCATTCTGCCAACCATCCTGCGCGGGACGGGCGTGGGCACCTTTGTCGGTGCCCTGCCGGGTTTGGGGCCATCGGTGGGGTCATTCATGTCCTACGGGATGGCGCAAAAAGCCGCAAAAGAACCCGAGCGGTTTGGCAAGGGTGAACCCAAGGGCATTGCCGCTGCGGAATCGGCAGATAATGCCGTTATTCCCGCCGCGCTGATCCCGCTATTTGGTTTGGGTATTCCCGGCAATGTTTCTGCGGCGCTGCTGATCGGGGCATTCGCGATACATGGCATCACCGTCGGTCCGCTGCTGCTGCGCGATAACCCTGAACTGCTGTATTCCATTTTTGCAGGCATGATCCTTGCATCGGTCATTATGCTGGCACTGGGCTGGTTCGGGTTGATGTTCTTTGCGCAGATAACCCGCGTGCCCCCGCATGTTGTTATTCCGGTCGTCATCTTCTTCTGTCTGGCCGGTATGATGTTGCAAGGCTATGGCACATTCGGGTTGATCATCCTGATGGGGTTTGCGCTTCTGGGGTATCTGATGAAGAAATATGACTACAGTTTCGTGACTTTCCTTGTGGCCTTTATCATCACGCCCATGCTGGAGCTGAACCTGCGCCAAAGCATCATTCTGTCGCGCGGAAACTGGGAAATCCTGCTGGGCCGCCCGATTGCGATGTTCTTTATCGCCTGCACGGTGCTGGCCCTTGTCACGCTGATCATCCGCACCTTTCGCACAGACAAGGCCGCAGCCGGCGCCCCGACCTCTGAATAA
- a CDS encoding Mrp/NBP35 family ATP-binding protein encodes MSVTRETVLEALKQITLPEGGDLVSRDLVRALVVEGGAVRFVLEAESADVAQRLAPVRQAAEAAIKALDGVTRVSAALTAHGPAPKPKGDAPSLKIGGHARPQGDKQSVPGVRHIVAVGSGKGGVGKSTVASNLAVALARQGLRVGLLDADIYGPSQPKMMGVDRRPASPDGKKIIPLQAHGVTMISIGLMLKADDAVIWRGPMLMGALQQLLTQVEWGELDVLIVDMPPGTGDIHLTLCQKFDVRGAIVVSTPQDVALLDARKALRAFQTLKTPILGLVENMSTYICPNCGHEDHIFGEGGVRVEAEKQGLAFLGELPLSVEVRLAGDGGIPVAATDSPVARAYERMAKRLIEVI; translated from the coding sequence ATGAGTGTGACGCGCGAAACGGTCCTTGAGGCCCTGAAACAGATTACCCTGCCGGAAGGTGGCGATCTGGTGTCGCGCGATCTGGTGCGCGCCCTGGTGGTCGAGGGGGGGGCAGTCCGTTTCGTATTGGAAGCCGAAAGCGCAGATGTTGCCCAACGCCTTGCCCCTGTCCGGCAGGCCGCCGAAGCTGCCATCAAGGCACTGGACGGGGTAACACGGGTTTCAGCGGCGCTGACCGCGCATGGCCCTGCGCCCAAACCGAAAGGGGATGCACCTTCATTGAAGATCGGCGGGCACGCGCGTCCCCAGGGGGACAAACAAAGCGTGCCGGGTGTGCGCCATATTGTGGCTGTTGGGTCCGGCAAGGGCGGCGTCGGCAAATCCACAGTGGCGTCTAATCTGGCCGTGGCGCTGGCGCGGCAGGGGCTGCGTGTCGGCCTGCTGGACGCCGATATATATGGGCCCAGCCAACCCAAGATGATGGGCGTGGACCGCAGGCCCGCATCGCCCGATGGCAAGAAGATCATCCCGCTTCAGGCGCATGGTGTTACGATGATTTCTATCGGGCTGATGCTGAAGGCCGATGATGCCGTGATCTGGCGCGGCCCGATGCTGATGGGCGCGTTGCAGCAACTTCTGACGCAGGTGGAATGGGGCGAGCTGGATGTGCTGATCGTCGACATGCCGCCGGGCACAGGCGACATTCATTTGACACTATGCCAGAAATTCGATGTGCGTGGCGCAATCGTCGTATCGACGCCGCAAGATGTGGCACTGCTGGACGCGCGCAAGGCGCTGCGCGCTTTCCAGACCCTCAAGACCCCTATTCTGGGTCTGGTTGAGAACATGTCGACCTATATCTGCCCGAATTGTGGTCATGAAGACCATATTTTTGGCGAAGGCGGTGTCCGTGTCGAGGCCGAGAAGCAGGGTCTGGCGTTCCTTGGGGAATTGCCGCTGAGTGTCGAGGTGCGCTTGGCGGGCGACGGCGGAATTCCGGTTGCCGCAACCGACAGTCCCGTTGCGCGCGCCTATGAACGCATGGCCAAGCGCCTGATCGAGGTGATCTAG
- a CDS encoding HIT family protein — translation MQHDCLFCKIASGALPAHKIYEDDHILAFLDLHPIRAGHSLVIPKAHYVWFEDLPEKLATRITTCAQKIARAQKIIYQVPRVSMFFTGIHVPHAHAHVVPMHHVHDVTSAAYLHDGIEAFSTPPQADAQELSDIATIFSNHMID, via the coding sequence ATGCAACATGACTGCCTGTTTTGCAAAATCGCATCCGGTGCCCTGCCCGCGCATAAAATATATGAAGATGACCATATCCTTGCGTTTCTGGATCTGCATCCCATCCGTGCGGGCCACAGTCTGGTGATTCCCAAAGCGCACTATGTCTGGTTCGAAGATTTGCCCGAAAAACTGGCAACACGCATCACGACCTGCGCCCAGAAAATCGCGCGCGCCCAAAAAATAATCTATCAGGTCCCGCGGGTTTCAATGTTTTTTACAGGAATTCACGTTCCACATGCGCATGCGCATGTCGTTCCCATGCATCATGTGCACGACGTGACATCTGCGGCCTACTTGCATGACGGCATAGAAGCGTTCAGCACGCCCCCACAAGCAGACGCGCAGGAACTTTCTGATATCGCTACCATTTTTTCCAATCACATGATCGATTAA
- a CDS encoding DUF1127 domain-containing protein yields MAHITANVSSVRPVAYLMGWVESVADTFARYRVYKRTHDELSRLSSRELDDLGISRSMITRLAYEAAYEN; encoded by the coding sequence ATGGCACATATCACAGCAAATGTCAGCTCCGTACGGCCTGTAGCCTACCTGATGGGCTGGGTTGAAAGCGTAGCCGACACGTTCGCACGCTACCGGGTCTACAAACGGACCCATGACGAACTTAGCCGGCTCAGCAGCCGTGAACTGGATGATCTTGGCATCAGCCGCTCCATGATCACGCGTCTGGCATACGAGGCCGCATACGAGAATTAA
- a CDS encoding ATP-dependent helicase — MSDFNTDLPLSARAMAARPAPYLDGLNPAQRQAVEALDGPVLMLAGAGTGKTKALTARIAHLLNSGRAFPSQILAVTFTNKAAREMKLRVGGYLGEAVEGMPWLGTFHSISAKLLRRHAELVGLKSSFTILDSDDQLRLLKQLIAAANIDEKRWPARLLAGIIDQWKNRAWTPEQVPASEANAFDHRGTEFYAAYQDRLKTLNACDFGDLLLHCIRIFQAHPDVLQGYQARFRYILVDEYQDTNVAQYLWLRLLAGGHKNICCVGDDDQSIYGWRGAEVGNILRFERDFPGATVVRLEQNYRSTPHILAAAGKVIAGNEDRLGKTLWTEAQSGEKVRLIGHWDGEEEARWIGEQVEDLQRGTRGLDPFALNQMAILVRASHQMRAFEDRFLTIGLPYRVIGGPRFYERMEIRDAMAYFRLAVSPGDDLAFERVVNTPKRGLGDKAQQTIQRIARDAGVPLVQGAAMALDQGALGGRGAKALGALLDGIARWHAAVGGTVTGAADDDLIDTLDTAPPQTQVSHIELAEQILEDSGYTEMWLNDKTPEAPGRLDNLKELVKALESFENLQGFLEHIALVMDNDTDGADDKVSIMTLHGSKGLEFPVVFLPGWEDGLFPSQRSMDETGLKGLEEERRLAYVGITRAEQLCTISFAANRRVYGQWQAQMPSRFVDELPADHVDVLTPPGLYGGAGMAAGVAPSNVEDRAMRADVYNSPGWRRFQAAQSRPAAQPRQASGVIIDAAALPVFEEGDRVFHTKFGYGRVASVDGDKLFVEFEKSGARHIVARFVVPAEQADDLPF; from the coding sequence ATGAGTGATTTCAACACCGATCTGCCCCTGTCCGCCCGCGCCATGGCTGCGCGTCCTGCCCCTTATCTGGACGGGTTGAACCCCGCCCAACGTCAGGCGGTAGAGGCGCTGGACGGTCCTGTGCTGATGCTGGCTGGCGCTGGCACTGGCAAAACCAAGGCGCTGACGGCGCGCATTGCGCATTTGTTAAATTCCGGCCGCGCCTTTCCGTCGCAAATTCTGGCGGTGACCTTCACCAACAAGGCCGCGCGTGAAATGAAGCTGCGGGTGGGCGGTTACTTGGGCGAAGCGGTGGAAGGCATGCCATGGCTGGGCACATTCCATTCCATCAGCGCGAAACTGCTGCGGCGTCATGCCGAACTTGTGGGCCTGAAATCCAGTTTCACGATTCTGGACAGCGACGACCAGCTGCGCCTGCTGAAACAGCTTATTGCAGCGGCAAATATTGACGAAAAGCGCTGGCCTGCGCGTCTGCTTGCCGGAATCATCGACCAGTGGAAGAACCGCGCGTGGACGCCCGAACAGGTGCCCGCCAGCGAAGCCAATGCCTTTGACCATCGCGGGACAGAATTTTACGCGGCCTATCAGGACCGGCTGAAAACCCTGAACGCCTGTGATTTCGGGGATCTGCTGCTGCATTGCATCCGCATTTTTCAGGCCCATCCGGATGTGTTGCAAGGCTATCAGGCGCGGTTTCGCTATATTCTGGTGGATGAATACCAAGACACCAATGTGGCGCAATACCTGTGGTTGCGGTTGTTGGCGGGCGGGCACAAGAATATCTGTTGTGTGGGCGATGATGACCAGTCGATCTATGGCTGGCGCGGGGCCGAAGTGGGCAATATCTTGCGGTTTGAACGGGATTTTCCGGGCGCAACAGTGGTGCGGCTGGAACAGAATTACCGGTCGACCCCGCATATTCTGGCCGCCGCCGGCAAGGTGATCGCGGGCAATGAAGACCGCCTTGGCAAAACCCTGTGGACCGAAGCGCAATCAGGCGAAAAGGTCCGGCTGATCGGGCATTGGGATGGGGAGGAAGAGGCACGCTGGATCGGCGAGCAAGTAGAGGATTTGCAACGTGGCACCCGTGGGCTGGACCCGTTTGCGCTGAACCAGATGGCGATTCTGGTGCGTGCAAGCCATCAGATGCGCGCGTTTGAAGACCGGTTTCTGACCATTGGCCTGCCGTATCGCGTGATCGGTGGCCCGCGATTTTACGAGCGTATGGAAATCCGCGATGCGATGGCCTATTTCCGGCTGGCGGTCAGTCCGGGGGATGATCTGGCCTTTGAACGCGTGGTCAATACCCCCAAACGCGGGCTTGGCGACAAGGCGCAACAGACCATTCAGCGGATTGCGCGCGATGCAGGTGTGCCCTTGGTGCAAGGGGCTGCGATGGCGCTGGATCAGGGCGCGCTGGGCGGGCGCGGGGCCAAGGCCTTGGGTGCCCTGCTGGATGGAATCGCGCGTTGGCATGCGGCGGTTGGCGGCACAGTTACGGGTGCGGCGGATGATGACCTGATTGACACGCTGGATACTGCACCCCCACAAACGCAGGTCAGTCATATCGAACTGGCCGAACAGATACTGGAAGACTCCGGCTACACGGAAATGTGGCTGAACGACAAAACCCCCGAAGCACCGGGGCGGCTGGACAACCTGAAGGAACTGGTCAAAGCGCTGGAATCATTTGAAAATCTGCAAGGGTTTTTGGAACATATCGCGCTGGTGATGGACAATGACACCGATGGTGCCGATGACAAGGTCAGCATCATGACGCTGCATGGCTCCAAAGGGTTGGAATTTCCGGTGGTGTTTCTGCCGGGCTGGGAAGACGGGTTGTTTCCATCGCAACGGTCCATGGATGAAACTGGACTGAAGGGGCTGGAGGAAGAACGCCGCCTTGCTTATGTCGGCATCACCCGCGCCGAGCAGCTTTGCACCATCAGTTTTGCCGCGAATCGCAGGGTCTACGGACAATGGCAGGCGCAGATGCCATCGCGCTTTGTAGATGAATTGCCCGCAGACCATGTGGATGTTCTGACGCCGCCGGGCCTGTATGGCGGTGCTGGCATGGCCGCTGGTGTCGCGCCAAGCAATGTTGAAGATCGCGCCATGCGCGCCGATGTCTACAATTCGCCCGGTTGGCGGCGGTTTCAGGCCGCGCAATCGCGCCCCGCCGCGCAGCCACGTCAGGCTTCGGGCGTGATCATAGATGCGGCTGCCTTGCCGGTCTTTGAAGAAGGCGACCGCGTTTTCCATACCAAATTTGGCTATGGGCGCGTAGCATCCGTGGACGGGGACAAGCTGTTTGTCGAATTCGAAAAGTCCGGCGCACGCCATATAGTGGCAAGGTTTGTCGTGCCCGCAGAACAGGCAGATGACCTTCCGTTCTGA
- a CDS encoding BLUF domain-containing protein, with amino-acid sequence MRRIVYLSSSRKALDKEQVEDILRVSRRNNEQSGITGFLAYHDRCFFQVLEGPDAAVERVLTRIRVDARHSGLLVLSDTDVEQRAFPHWQMAFVPRSELAGILDKAAIPLTDIAPLASSLSGDIRVNKLFKSFLGSFRDLTAS; translated from the coding sequence ATGCGCAGAATCGTATATCTCAGCTCGTCAAGAAAAGCGCTTGATAAAGAACAGGTTGAAGACATTTTGCGCGTGTCCCGGCGAAACAACGAACAATCTGGCATAACGGGCTTTCTGGCGTATCATGACAGGTGCTTCTTTCAGGTTCTCGAAGGACCGGATGCGGCGGTTGAACGCGTGCTGACGCGCATTCGGGTTGATGCACGGCATTCCGGCCTTTTGGTTTTGTCGGACACCGATGTGGAACAGCGTGCATTTCCGCATTGGCAAATGGCGTTTGTTCCCAGATCGGAACTTGCGGGCATTCTGGACAAGGCCGCCATTCCATTGACTGACATCGCGCCACTGGCCAGCAGCCTTAGCGGTGACATCCGTGTGAACAAATTGTTCAAAAGCTTCCTTGGCAGCTTTCGGGATTTAACCGCCAGCTGA
- a CDS encoding alpha-hydroxy acid oxidase → MHPDQRYPALSDLKSACRKRVPHFVWEYVDSATGTESVKGRNRAALDQILFNPAVLRGPVTPDLGTRFLGRDYSCPIGIAPVGMSGLIWPGAEATLAAMAQASRIPYALSTVATRLPEEIGPIAGDMGWFQLYPPKDPEIRRDLLARARKSGFETLVLTIDVPGPSRRERQLRAQLAIPPKVTPSILAQIALRPTWALGTLRHGTPRLRLMEEYLKLDGNAPSTAHAGYLLRAAPDWDYLRALRDEWDGPLVIKGVLDADDATRLRDEGVQAIWVSNHAGRQFDGAPAAIHCLPAIRAAVGPEFPLICDSGLESGLDILRVLALGADFAMLGRGWHFALGALGARGPAHLHHILTQDMKSCMVQMGIARVDDAATQLAGAPES, encoded by the coding sequence ATGCACCCTGATCAGCGCTATCCCGCCCTTTCAGACCTGAAATCGGCCTGCCGCAAACGGGTGCCGCATTTCGTGTGGGAATATGTCGACAGCGCAACAGGCACAGAATCAGTCAAGGGGCGCAACCGCGCCGCGCTGGACCAGATTTTGTTTAACCCCGCAGTCCTGCGTGGCCCTGTCACGCCGGATCTGGGCACCCGATTTCTGGGGCGCGACTATTCCTGCCCGATCGGCATTGCGCCGGTGGGCATGTCCGGCCTGATCTGGCCGGGGGCAGAGGCGACACTGGCCGCAATGGCACAGGCCAGCCGCATTCCCTACGCGCTAAGCACAGTGGCCACACGCCTGCCCGAAGAGATCGGGCCGATTGCAGGCGATATGGGGTGGTTCCAGTTATACCCCCCAAAAGACCCCGAAATCCGCCGCGACCTGCTGGCCCGCGCGCGCAAATCCGGTTTTGAAACACTGGTGCTGACAATTGATGTGCCCGGCCCTTCGCGCCGCGAACGGCAGTTGCGCGCACAACTTGCGATCCCGCCAAAAGTGACGCCATCGATACTGGCACAGATTGCGCTGCGACCAACCTGGGCGCTTGGCACGTTGCGGCACGGCACCCCCCGCCTGCGCCTGATGGAGGAATATCTGAAACTTGACGGTAATGCGCCATCCACGGCCCATGCAGGCTATTTGCTGCGCGCGGCACCTGATTGGGACTATCTGCGCGCCTTGCGCGACGAATGGGACGGCCCGCTTGTCATCAAGGGGGTGCTGGATGCGGATGATGCAACGCGCCTGCGCGACGAAGGGGTTCAGGCGATCTGGGTATCCAACCATGCAGGGCGCCAGTTTGACGGGGCACCGGCTGCGATACATTGCCTGCCCGCCATTCGCGCTGCTGTCGGGCCGGAGTTTCCATTGATCTGCGATTCGGGGCTGGAGTCGGGGCTGGATATCCTGCGCGTGCTGGCCCTTGGGGCTGATTTCGCAATGCTGGGGCGGGGCTGGCATTTCGCTTTGGGGGCATTGGGCGCGCGCGGTCCCGCGCATCTGCACCACATTCTGACCCAAGACATGAAAAGCTGTATGGTGCAGATGGGAATAGCCCGCGTGGACGATGCCGCAACGCAGCTTGCGGGCGCGCCCGAATCCTAA